A region of the Melospiza georgiana isolate bMelGeo1 chromosome Z, bMelGeo1.pri, whole genome shotgun sequence genome:
TGCAAGCTGGGGTGGGTTTCAGACTTTGGGGAATAAAGCACACAGCCACCCCTGCCCTGAGGATGGCTGGTGGCTCCTGTGCCACATCAGGGCTACACgaggctggatgcagcaccgcagctcctgcacagcccagggatgcGGCACGGCGCTCCGGAGCTCTCCGGCATCCCGCCACCGCTAATGGGGAAATACCCGATGCGCGGGAAAATGTGCaaacaaagtaaaatgaaaagtaTCTATAAATCACAGTGAAACacgaggggggggggggaggaaaaaaaaaaaggagaaaaagctgTAATAGTCATAGTAACAACCGTCTTCAGTTTTAGAAAGTAGATAGTGGAAGCAAAGTGTTAAAGACAAAAATCTATAGTTAGCAGATCTAGGAATGGAAAGGTAGACAAAGGAGTTCCCGGTTGTACTGAGGAGTACACTCCTGCTCGTAGTACTGTTCCGTGACAGTATGAGCCTAACAGAACAGAACTGCCAAGGATTCGTGGAAAGCAGGATCTCAGTTACTTGATGTGTGCATTTGGGGAAAGCCATATGGTAGTCGTACGGCACGATGAAGTCCTTTTCCTTTTAACCAGCTACACAGCAGTGCATTAAAGtcagacattttaaaatctgcttgTTTAATTGGCTTACATCCGATAGTTTTAAAAAGAGCTAACAGAGGACCGCCGGGACCCTGGACCGCCGCGGAGCGACTCCTCCGCTCCCGCGAGCATCTCCCCGCTCGCCCGGGTCTGCCCCGGCTCCCTGTCCCGGTGAGAGATCCCGGCTCCCTGTTCCGGTTCCCTGCCCCGGCTCCCTGTCCCGGCTCCCTGTCCCGGTGAGAGATCCCGGCTCCCTGTTCCGGTTCCCTGCCCCGGCTCCCTGTCCCGGTGAGAGATCCCGGCTCCCTGTCCCCGCTCCCTGTCCCGGTGAGAGATCCCGGCTCCCTGTCCCGGTGAGAGATCCCGGCTCCCTGTCCCGGCTCCCTGTCCCGGTGAGAGATCCCGGCTCCCTGTTCCGGTTCCCTGCCCCGGCTCCCTGTCCCGGTGAGAGATCCCGGCTCCCTGCCCCGGCTCCCTGTCCCGGTGAGAGATCCCGGCTCCCTGTCCCGGCTCCCTGTCCCGGCTCCCTGTCCCGGTACGCggctgcaggctgagctccGTGAGGAgcggcagtgccagcagggcgAGGGAGGAGATCGTGTCCCAGCATGGAGCGCtgcgtccagttctgggctcctgaGCGCCAGAGAGACGGGGAGCTCCTGGAGCGGGTCCAGCGGAGGGTGACAAAAGGAATTAAGGGGCTGGAGTGTCTCTTATGCGAAAAGGCTGCGGGAGCTGGGCATGTTCATCCTTCAGAAGAGACTGAGAGGGAACCCCATCGAGGTCTgtcagtgtctgcagggaggggtCAGGGGATGGACCAGGCTCTGCTCGGTGGTGCCGAGCGGTAGGACACGGGACAACGGGCCGAAACCGGTGCACAGGAACTTGAGCAaaaggaagaacttctttacccGTTCGGGTGACagaacactggaacagatttCCCGGAGAGGCTGCGTGGTCTCCTTATCCGAGATACTCAAGAACTGCATGAACGCGTTCCTGTGCCGTGTGCTCCAGGATGACCCTGTTCGGGCACGGAGGCTGGACCAGCTGTCCCGCCGTGGAGCCTCTCCAGCCTGACGCGTTCCGGGCGGCGGGACTGCGGCTGTGACTACAGCTCCCAGCGGGCTGCGCGGCGCCCGGGCGCTgccgggagcggcggcagcggAGGCCGGGCGCTCGGTCGGCGGGATGCGGCTGTCGGTGGCGGCCGCCATCTCGCATGGCCGCGTCTACCGGCGCCTCGGGCTCAGCCCGCGGTCGCGCCTGGACCTGCTGCGGAACCTGGTGACAGCGCTGGTGCGCCATGAGCGCATCGAGACGCCCTGGGCGCGGGCCGACGAGATGCGCGGCTACGCCGAGCGGGTGAGCGGTGGCaccgcgccgggccgggccgggccggggggcggcgggcggccgAGGCACCCTGACCCACCGCCCCCTTCCTCACCCACCgcctccttcctccccacagCTCATCGACTACGCCAAACGGGGGGACAAGGACGAGCGCGCCATGCGCATGGCGGATTTCTGGCTGACCGTAAGTAGCCCCCAACCCCGCATCGGTCCCGGCCCGCCGCGGAGCCGGGGCTGAGCGTGCCGCCCCGCAGGAGAAGGACCTCATCCACAAGCTGTTCAAGGTGCTGGCGCCCCGCTTCCAGCCGCACGCCGGCAGCTACACGCGGCTGCTGCAGATCCCCAACCGGGACGGGCTGGACCGCGCTAAGATGGCGGTGATCGAGCTGAAGGGGAACCCGCTGCCGCCGCTCGTCCGCCCGCGCCGCGACTCCGACAGGACCCTGCTGAACCAGCTGCTCAAGGGCTACCGGCAGGACGCGCAGCGGGCCCGCGGCACCCCCGTCTAGGGCCCCCCCGTgccccagggaagggatggTGTGTGAGGCGGGCAGGCGGGCTGGAGGGCGAGGGAAGTTGCCATGGAGAGGGCTGCTGAGGGTCACCACTTGCTCCCAGTGGCTTGAAGATGACActcagcaggagaaggaaatcAAGCTAGGAGCCGTGATGATTGGTATTTTCTGTGTAAATAAACTTTGTTCAGAAAGTCGGTTTGCTTGTACTTGAGTTGTGTTCAGAGAATCATTTAGGGCAGAAAAGACCTCCGAAGTTATCAAATGCAGCCTGTGACCACCACCGTGTCAACCAGACTATGGCACTAAGTGCTGTATCCAGTCTTAATTTTCATGTCTGCACGTATGATGTCCATGTCTCCACCACATCCTGGGCAGGTCCTTTTTGTCTATTCACcccttctgtgaagaaattcttctaaATGTCCTAAGTAAACCTCCTCTGACTCGGCTTAATTCCTGTGCTTTTTAGTTAATAGCTTATTCCAGAAAAATGGATTTGCTAACCATGTGTTCTAGGAGCCAGTGTTCAGCATTTCAAGGTGGGAAGTTTGGTGAGAAATACGATACTTCTGCTGTTTAAGAAGTACTGAATGCAAATAAGATGGTAACACTGAGCTGAGTACTATAAAGAGACACCAAAAGAAACTTGTCTTATAAAGTGGTAACAAAGGCGTGAGTCATAGTAATCCAGCAAG
Encoded here:
- the MRPL17 gene encoding large ribosomal subunit protein bL17m, with translation MRLSVAAAISHGRVYRRLGLSPRSRLDLLRNLVTALVRHERIETPWARADEMRGYAERLIDYAKRGDKDERAMRMADFWLTEKDLIHKLFKVLAPRFQPHAGSYTRLLQIPNRDGLDRAKMAVIELKGNPLPPLVRPRRDSDRTLLNQLLKGYRQDAQRARGTPV